DNA from Ralstonia insidiosa:
TGCGATTTTCCACGGTTCCGGGCGCATCGAAAAGTGGTTCAAAAGTTTGTGTGGGTGTTTTGCTGTATAGGCGAGTGCTGTTTTGTTTGCTGATAGGGCAAGCATTGAACGGTTTTTCGCGGTGGGATTTGCGATTGGCCGATTGATTCGCGTTCACTGCCTAAGCGATATTTGGTGGTCGGGGATCGAGCGCGAGATGAAAACGTCGGCAAGTGAAATCGCGCGAGTTCATTTTCCCAATCCCGTTATGCGGAGACTTTCCAACGGTTGTGAATAGACACGGCAGCCTGCGTGCAAACCAACATGAATCAACCCAAGACGTATTGCAACGGCCAGATTCTCATCGACCTGGCACCATTCGAAGCGCGTCCTTCGCACTGGGTCGATGCCCCTAAAGTGATGCGGCCTGACGGCGCCGTGCTGGTGGATTTGACCCAAACGTTCTGGGATCTCCAGTCCGTTGCCGAATCACCTGCCGAGGTTGCGTTGACCCTTCGTCGGTACCCAGGCGACCGCGGCTCGGCGGTCGTCCGGATTGTGGTGGCGAGCGGGGAGATTGATGTGGAGGGCGAATTGACGCCTGCACCTGAGGTGGTGCGCTGCCTGGAGGCGCACTATCAGAGCGCGAAGCATTGAAATGGCGCGCTTTTCCTGCATCCGGAAAAGCGCGCCATTGTCGAAGAAATGGTGGGACGTACAGGACTTGAACCTGCCTGCCTGCGTCGGTAAACCGGCGCTGCTCGACCCATGAGCTACCGTCCCGCCTTTACTATATCGACGCTTGCTGAGGAAACCCGAGTCGGGACATTTCCCTAGCCCGATCGGTCAGTCGACCGGGCCGGTCGAGGCATCCGGACGCTCTAGCCCGGAATGATTTTGCGCCGTCGCAAGTCGTCGAAGATACGCATGAACATCGCTTCCGTCTCCACGTATTCATGAAAGCCGAAGCGGCGTGCCTTGGAGCCGTCGCCAAACATGTCGTAATCCCACGAGAACACGAAGTCAGCAAAGCGCCACGAAGACACGTCGCGGTACGGTGTGTCGGCCAGCCCGTGTCTGGCGATCATGCTTTGCCAAAGGGGCGCCTTGTCGGCCATGACGGTGTCGAGCGACAGGGGCAGTGGCGGGGCGACCTCCAGATCAAAGTAGCGCGCGATCTTGGGCCACATCTCGCTCCAGCGGAACAGATCGCCGTTGTTGATGTTGAAGGCCTGATTGGCGCAGCGCGGGTCGGTGGCGGCCCACGCCGTGGCGCGGGCGAGCAAGCCGGCATCGGTCATCTCCAGCAGGTGGTCGTACGCGCCGGGTTTGCCGGGAAAGCGCAGCGGCAGGCCAAGTTCTTTCGACATCGACGCATACACCGCAATCGCCACCGCCAGGTTCATCGGGTTGCCCAGCGCAAAGCCGCCGACCACCGACGGGCGGATGGCCGACCATGTCCACGCCTTGCCGTGTTGGCGCGCCTCCAGAAACGTCTGTTGGTCGAACATGAATTCGGGCGGCATGAAGTGCGCGTCGGTTTCGCGTGCCGGGGTCTTGAAAGGCCCAAGGTGGCCGCCGTAGACCTTGTAGCCCTGCATCAGGCTGATATGCGCGAGGTGCGGCGCCACGCCTTCCATGGCATCGACCACATTGGTCAGCATGGCCAGGTTGGGCGGCACAAGCTCGGCCCAGGTCGGGCGGTCCTGGTAGGCGGCGTAGAAGATGTGCGTGACGTTGCTGAGCGCACCGAGCTTGGCGCGGGTGTCAGCCGCATCCAGCAGGTCGACGGCGATGTGGTGGACGCGCTCGGTCGACTCGCCGCCACGTCGCGACAGGCCGACGATGCGCCAGTCATCCAGCGTAGCGAGGTGGTCGATCAGGTTGCGGCCGATCACGCCCTGGGCGCCCACGACGAGGGCGACTTTGTGGTGTGCAGTCATGACGGTGTGCGGTGATGTGCTTTGCGATCAGGCCGTTTGCGGGCGTTGCGTTGCGGCATCTTCAGTGCCATGCAGGCGCAGGCCGATGGCAATGAGGAGCAGCGCGCCGATGGGGGCCAGGGCGGCAACCCAAGGCAGGGCGGTCAGCCCCGGGCCATGTGAGATCACCACGCCGCCAACCCACGCACCGAGCGCATTCCCCAGGTTGAACGCCGCGATGTTGAAGCTCGATGCGATGCTCTGACCGGCCCCCTGCGCCTTCTCCAGCACCCACATCTGCAGTGGCGGTACGG
Protein-coding regions in this window:
- a CDS encoding SDR family oxidoreductase — protein: MTAHHKVALVVGAQGVIGRNLIDHLATLDDWRIVGLSRRGGESTERVHHIAVDLLDAADTRAKLGALSNVTHIFYAAYQDRPTWAELVPPNLAMLTNVVDAMEGVAPHLAHISLMQGYKVYGGHLGPFKTPARETDAHFMPPEFMFDQQTFLEARQHGKAWTWSAIRPSVVGGFALGNPMNLAVAIAVYASMSKELGLPLRFPGKPGAYDHLLEMTDAGLLARATAWAATDPRCANQAFNINNGDLFRWSEMWPKIARYFDLEVAPPLPLSLDTVMADKAPLWQSMIARHGLADTPYRDVSSWRFADFVFSWDYDMFGDGSKARRFGFHEYVETEAMFMRIFDDLRRRKIIPG